Below is a window of Planococcus rifietoensis DNA.
GATGGTACTTAATCATCGAATCGCTGCTTGTCAGCTTTTAGCGAGAGGAAGAATTTATTTGACGCCGGATATGGTCATCAAACTAGCAGAACAATCCATTTACCTCATCATTCTCATATCAGCACCGCTATTGCTCATCGCACTGGGAGTGGGGCTACTGGTCAGCGTGTTCCAGGCCATGACCCAAATCCAGGAGCAAACTCTGGCATTCATCCCGAAAATACTGGCGGTTTTCTTGTCGCTCGTCATT
It encodes the following:
- the fliQ gene encoding flagellar biosynthesis protein FliQ, translating into MTPDMVIKLAEQSIYLIILISAPLLLIALGVGLLVSVFQAMTQIQEQTLAFIPKILAVFLSLVIFGPWMLTMLLDYTRDLFEQLPRFIG